One genomic region from Lysobacterales bacterium encodes:
- the alaS gene encoding alanine--tRNA ligase, with protein MKTSNQIRQDFLDFFKSKGHAVVASSPLVPGNDPTLLFTNAGMVQFKDVFLGGEKRSYKRAVSSQRCVRAGGKHNDLDQVGYTARHHTFFEMLGNFSFGDYFKRDAIAYAWELLTEVWKLPKERLLVTIYHTDDEAFALWRDVAGLPEDRIIRIGDNKGAPYASDNFWQMADTGPCGPCTEIFYDHGAHIAGGPPGSPDEDGDRYIEIWNNVFMQFDRQPDGSLVPLPAPCVDTGMGLERLAAVLQHVHSNYEIDLFQALIRRAAELTSTQDLENKSLRVIADHIRACSFLIVDGVLPSNEGRGYVLRRIIRRALRHGWMLGVRGSFFHRMVAALVEQMGEAYPELREKQATVEAALRAEEERFAETLDQGMRIFDEVAARSSGEIPGADAFRLYDTYGFPVDLTADMARERGMGVDMAGFDAAMEKQREQARAASKFASAGTLSADIVASLSPTEFIGYEDLDSEQLKIIALLREGASVQALNEGEHGILILDRTPFYAESGGQVGDHGQLSAGSARFEVRDTQKLAGVFHGHVGHVSSGSLKVGDALAARVDSARRQSTVLNHSATHLLHAALRSVLGTHVQQKGSLVAPDRLRFDFSHFQALSANELKTIEDMVNAEVRRNVAAEVHHMGMQEALDFGAMALFGEKYGDRVRVLRMGAFSTELCGGTHVQRTGDIGLFKILSEGGVAAGVRRIEAVTGEGALAHVREEEQRLGEIAELVGASKAEVGAKLRQLLDRQKQLEKTLEQMKAKSAANAASELADSAIDLGGFKLVAARLDGLDAKALRDSVDVLKNKLGDAVILLATGSEGKASLAAGVAGAALGKVKAGDVVSFVAAKINGKGGGRPDMAQGGGEDGPALAAALAEVEGFVRGKV; from the coding sequence ATGAAAACCAGCAACCAGATCCGCCAGGACTTCCTCGATTTCTTCAAGTCCAAGGGCCATGCCGTGGTGGCGTCGAGCCCGCTGGTGCCGGGCAACGATCCCACCCTGCTGTTCACCAATGCCGGCATGGTGCAGTTCAAGGACGTGTTCCTGGGCGGCGAGAAGCGCAGCTACAAGCGCGCGGTGTCCAGCCAGCGCTGCGTGCGCGCCGGCGGCAAGCACAACGACTTGGATCAGGTCGGCTACACCGCCCGCCACCACACCTTCTTCGAGATGCTGGGCAACTTCAGCTTCGGCGACTACTTCAAGCGCGACGCCATTGCCTATGCGTGGGAGCTGCTGACCGAGGTCTGGAAGCTGCCGAAAGAACGCCTGCTGGTCACCATCTACCACACCGACGACGAGGCCTTCGCGCTCTGGCGCGATGTCGCTGGCCTGCCCGAGGACCGCATCATCCGCATCGGCGACAACAAGGGCGCGCCGTATGCCTCGGACAACTTCTGGCAGATGGCCGACACCGGCCCCTGCGGCCCCTGCACCGAGATCTTCTACGACCACGGCGCGCACATCGCCGGCGGCCCGCCCGGCAGCCCCGATGAAGACGGCGACCGCTACATCGAAATCTGGAACAACGTCTTCATGCAGTTCGACCGCCAGCCCGACGGCAGCCTGGTGCCGCTGCCGGCGCCCTGCGTCGACACCGGCATGGGCCTGGAGCGCCTGGCCGCGGTGCTGCAGCACGTGCACTCGAACTACGAGATCGATCTGTTCCAGGCCTTGATCCGCCGCGCCGCCGAACTTACCAGCACGCAGGATCTCGAGAACAAATCTCTGCGCGTGATCGCCGACCACATCCGCGCCTGCAGTTTCCTGATTGTCGACGGCGTGCTGCCCAGCAACGAAGGCCGCGGCTATGTGCTGCGCCGGATCATCCGCCGCGCGCTCCGCCACGGCTGGATGCTGGGCGTGCGCGGCAGCTTCTTCCACAGGATGGTGGCCGCACTGGTCGAGCAGATGGGCGAGGCCTACCCCGAACTGCGCGAGAAGCAGGCGACGGTCGAAGCCGCGCTGCGTGCCGAGGAAGAGCGCTTTGCGGAAACGCTCGACCAGGGCATGCGCATCTTCGACGAAGTCGCGGCTCGCAGCAGCGGAGAGATCCCCGGCGCCGATGCATTCCGCCTCTACGACACCTACGGCTTCCCGGTCGACCTCACGGCCGACATGGCTCGCGAGCGCGGCATGGGCGTCGACATGGCCGGCTTCGACGCGGCGATGGAGAAGCAGCGCGAGCAGGCGCGCGCGGCCAGCAAGTTCGCTTCCGCCGGCACGCTGTCGGCCGACATCGTCGCCAGCCTCTCGCCGACCGAGTTCATCGGCTACGAAGATCTCGATAGCGAGCAGCTCAAGATCATCGCCCTGCTGCGCGAGGGCGCGTCCGTGCAGGCCCTGAACGAAGGCGAGCACGGCATCCTCATCCTCGACCGCACGCCCTTCTACGCCGAAAGCGGCGGCCAGGTCGGCGACCACGGCCAGCTCAGCGCCGGCAGCGCCCGCTTCGAGGTGCGCGACACCCAGAAGCTGGCTGGTGTCTTCCATGGCCATGTCGGCCACGTCAGCAGCGGCAGCCTCAAAGTGGGCGACGCGCTGGCCGCGCGCGTGGACTCGGCGCGCCGGCAGTCGACCGTGTTGAACCACAGCGCCACCCACCTGCTGCACGCTGCCCTACGCAGCGTGCTCGGCACCCACGTGCAGCAGAAGGGCTCGCTGGTCGCACCGGACCGCCTGCGCTTCGACTTCAGCCACTTCCAGGCGCTGAGCGCCAATGAGCTGAAGACCATTGAAGACATGGTCAACGCGGAGGTGCGCCGCAACGTCGCCGCCGAAGTGCACCACATGGGCATGCAGGAAGCGCTGGACTTCGGCGCCATGGCCCTGTTCGGCGAAAAGTACGGCGACCGCGTGCGCGTGCTGCGCATGGGTGCGTTCTCCACCGAGCTCTGCGGCGGCACCCACGTGCAGCGCACCGGCGACATCGGCCTGTTCAAGATCCTCTCCGAAGGCGGCGTGGCCGCCGGCGTGCGCCGCATCGAGGCGGTCACCGGCGAAGGCGCGCTGGCGCACGTGCGCGAGGAAGAACAGCGCCTCGGCGAGATCGCCGAGCTGGTCGGTGCGTCGAAGGCCGAAGTCGGCGCCAAGCTGCGCCAGCTGCTCGACCGCCAGAAGCAGCTCGAAAAGACCCTGGAGCAGATGAAGGCCAAGTCGGCCGCGAACGCCGCCAGCGAACTGGCCGACAGCGCCATCGACCTCGGCGGCTTCAAGCTGGTCGCCGCGCGCCTCGACGGCCTCGACGCCAAGGCCCTGCGCGACTCGGTCGATGTGCTGAAGAACAAGCTCGGCGACGCGGTCATCCTGCTCGCCACCGGCAGCGAGGGCAAAGCCTCGCTGGCCGCCGGCGTTGCTGGCGCCGCACTGGGCAAGGTCAAGGCCGGCGACGTGGTGTCCTTCGTCGCCGCCAAGATCAATGGCAAGGGCGGCGGCCGCCCCGACATGGCCCAGGGCGGCGGCGAGGATGGCCCGGCGCTGGCGGCGGCCTTGGCCGAAGTCGAGGGCTTTGTGCGCGGGAAGGTGTGA
- a CDS encoding polyprenyl synthetase family protein → MLPEARLRAWAERSESVLAGLLPAAADEPRRLHEAMRYACLGGGKRVRPLLVYASGLSCGASEPDLDHAAAAVEFIHAYSLVHDDLPAMDDDSLRRGRPTVHIAFDEATAILAGDALQTLAFEVLAQAPLDAATRVELLATLARASGAAGMCGGQALDLAVTGGDQTLPQLQRMHALKTGALIRAAVRMGALCAGAEAATQSTLDDYAAALGLAFQIRDDLLDIEGSAEALGKTPGKDAEQGKPTYPALLGVQGARAALEQQGEAMRAALARLPQAAPELEALAELTLHRSR, encoded by the coding sequence ATGCTCCCTGAGGCTCGGCTGCGCGCCTGGGCCGAGCGCAGCGAATCTGTCCTTGCCGGGCTGCTGCCCGCTGCTGCCGATGAACCGCGCCGGCTGCACGAGGCCATGCGCTATGCCTGCCTCGGTGGCGGCAAACGCGTGCGCCCGCTGCTGGTGTATGCCAGCGGCCTGAGCTGCGGCGCCAGCGAACCCGACCTCGATCACGCGGCGGCGGCCGTGGAGTTCATTCACGCCTACTCGCTCGTCCACGACGACCTGCCGGCGATGGACGACGACAGCCTGCGGCGCGGTCGTCCGACGGTGCACATCGCCTTCGATGAAGCCACCGCCATTCTTGCCGGCGACGCCCTGCAGACCCTGGCGTTCGAGGTGCTGGCGCAGGCGCCGCTCGACGCTGCCACCCGCGTCGAGCTGCTGGCAACACTGGCGCGCGCCAGCGGCGCCGCCGGCATGTGCGGCGGTCAGGCGCTGGACCTCGCGGTGACCGGTGGCGATCAGACCCTGCCCCAGCTGCAGCGCATGCATGCACTCAAGACCGGCGCGCTGATTCGCGCCGCCGTGCGCATGGGCGCGCTCTGCGCCGGCGCCGAAGCCGCCACGCAGTCGACCCTGGATGACTACGCCGCGGCCTTGGGGCTGGCCTTCCAGATCCGCGACGACCTGCTGGACATCGAGGGCAGCGCCGAAGCGCTGGGCAAGACGCCCGGCAAGGACGCCGAACAGGGCAAGCCGACCTACCCCGCCCTGCTGGGCGTGCAGGGCGCCCGCGCCGCTCTCGAACAACAGGGCGAGGCCATGCGCGCCGCACTGGCTCGCCTGCCGCAGGCGGCGCCGGAGCTCGAAGCCCTGGCCGAGCTCACCCTGCACCGTTCGCGCTGA